Genomic DNA from Hypomesus transpacificus isolate Combined female chromosome 19, fHypTra1, whole genome shotgun sequence:
TCAGAGTGAAATTATTTTTGCCTTTTGAAGGCACGCCCCTTTAGAGTCTCATTAAGTTAGGGTGATGTATTGCTGCTGACAGGCGGTCGTCCGGGGAGatggaggcaggcagacatcgACTGCTCTCTGTCACTGGGGCACCAGCACTGTAGAGGTCTCTGTTATGCTCCTCCTGAAGTTCATCTTGGCTTGGAAATGCTGGGTGGTTTCTCAATACCTGAATCAGAAAGTGCATTGTTCTCAATCTACCTCCCATGACATACACAAGTCACCTGACCACTTACAGAAAAAGTGAAGGTCGAGTCAGCATGATGATGAGGCACTTTATTCACAATcctcaacaaacaacaactctATACAAAACACACCGCATAATGTACACTCTCAGTCAGTACTTTTATATATGTCTAGAGGAATCTCTGATCCTACTTGCTCAGAGACTAAACAGTTCCTTCTGAGTTCTTGGCTCCACAAACAACCTGCTGAAGCTTCACATATGAAGACATCCAGGACTCCTACACTCTGAAAACATATGATGACTATATAGAACCATTTGTAGGAACATAAGAGTTCTCTGCAATAAAGTTCCCACGTGGAATTTTGCTCAGGTCAGGCAGAACCATTTAGGGTTTTATACGGCAACAGAACAGCACACAGCCGTGACCAGGTCCTGCTAGCTAAAATGGTTCAGCGTAAGCTCCTTGCGCAACTGAAGGGCCTCAGGGTCCACATCCTCtggcttctcctccacctcatctGATTGGTCAGGGGTGTCTGTCCTCTCAAAGGTCCAGGCATCCAGGCCGGACTGCAGAGAGGCATTGTGAAGCACACAGCACGCCAGGATGATGTGGGAGCACTTCTCCGGGGAATACTGCATGTAGCCCTTGGACCCGTCTAGGCAACGGAACCGAGTCTGGATGGCCCGGAAGGTTCGGTCAACAATCTCCTGAGTTGCACCGTGCGCCAGGTTGTAGCGAAATTCTGCAGGGGTTTCTGGGAACTGAATGGGTGTCATCAGCCATTTCTTCAGAGGGTAGCGTCGGTCTCCTGGAGAGCAGAAACACATGACTGATGTCATCATACTACAAAGTTGTCTTCACATACCAGCTAAACACACATATAACAATACTATCACATTATCGTAGCATATGGTAAAGGGAGAGTTTGAGGAAGAGCCTCCACCAAGTCTAGGTTAAGTGTATGTTATAAGGATGAAGCTTGAAAAGTAAAACCTGGTAAATTCCCAGTCGAAAACAGAGACACATCAATTTACTCTGACAACGGTGCTCTTTGCATCCCATGGGAAACGATCCAGGTAGCTAGTTTGGATCTCATGAGACACTAGTCATGTTGACTTACCCAGCAGCCAGCCCCCATGGTTGTCCTGCTCCTGGTGAAGCTTGCTGGCACAGGACTGGGAGAAGATCAAGCTGTCCTGGAGGCTGCCTGGCCAGTGGGTCTCTGCGCTGAGCAGCAGGCCCCGTGCGTCACACACAAGCTGGCAGTTCACTGAGTGGAAACCCTTCTTGTTGACATAGGAGGAGTCTTCGGAGTTAGGGGCTTTGATggccacatgcacacagtcGACCACGCCGAGCACGTCAGGGAACCCGGCCACACGGAAGAACTCATCCTTGGACTGCTGCTTGGTAGCCTCGTCCCTGGTGAAGCCTGGGAAAAACCGCAGGGATGATCAGACTCCCAGTGATATGATAACGGAGTGTTGCCTTCTTATAACTTTCCTGACTCTGAGAAAAATACAAGCAGTTTTATAGACAACGACGTACGAGACAAGAGGTGGAAGGGACTAAGAAGCTTTTTTATGGTGTGATTGCAAACACATGTTAAACAGTCATCTCTCCCGCCTTTCAGATCTGTACCAATTACAGTGGCCAATTAAATAGTAAATACTAGTAATATATTAAGTAATATATAGTATGGGCAAACTGTAATTGAACCAGGTCTGCTACCTATAAACTCTGGGGCCTTCTCCACCAGGGCTCTGGTGACGTTGGTGACACATCTGCTCATGGAGGCCTGGCTG
This window encodes:
- the harbi1 gene encoding putative nuclease HARBI1, producing the protein MAIPIAILDCDLLLHGRGHKTLDRFDIEMVSDEFLLTTFGFPREFIYYLVELLRDVLSRPTQRSRAISPEVQVLAALGFYTSGSFQTIMGDAIGISQASMSRCVTNVTRALVEKAPEFIGFTRDEATKQQSKDEFFRVAGFPDVLGVVDCVHVAIKAPNSEDSSYVNKKGFHSVNCQLVCDARGLLLSAETHWPGSLQDSLIFSQSCASKLHQEQDNHGGWLLGDRRYPLKKWLMTPIQFPETPAEFRYNLAHGATQEIVDRTFRAIQTRFRCLDGSKGYMQYSPEKCSHIILACCVLHNASLQSGLDAWTFERTDTPDQSDEVEEKPEDVDPEALQLRKELTLNHFS